GGGAGACAGTAGTTCGCTAATTGATGTTGTCTGCACAGATGCTCCTACTCGTAACGTCATTGTGAATCATATTAGTGAGCTTGGCCATCACTCGTTTATCACATGcgagacaatttttaaaaagcctACGTTCAAACCCAGGTCGGTTGTATTTCGTCCGCTCAAAAACATACTGGAGGACTACTTCATAATGGATTTGGGGAATATACCATGGTCATCGGTTGGTGACATGAGTAATGTTAATGATATGGTGCAAACATTTAACTTCTTTTTGAATCAGCTTTTTGATCTCCATGCTCCTCTCAAAAGCATGACCTTTAAAACCCGTCCCACTCCGTGGATAACTGATAATGTTAGGCTAATATCGAAGATGAGAGATGAGGCAAGGGCACGGTTTCGCAAAACTAAGTTACCAGGACATAAGCAATATTATCTTCAACTCAAGCATCAAGCTATTACGGCCCTGGCTAGCGAGAAGAAATCATATTTCACAAAGAGCATCAATGACCATATTAAGGACCCTAAACTGTTATGGCGCAACCTAAAGTCTGATGTGCTGCCAGATCACACGCAAAGATTACTACCAGGACATTTCAACAACCCTGATGAAATTAATGCTGCGTTCCTGGATGTGCCGGGCAACTGTCATCTAAATGTGTCACAGCAGTCCTACTTTGAGACACATAGCTTTGGTGATGCCACATTCAGTCTTACAACGACCAACGCCGAGGCTGTTCTTAAGATAATTAAGAGCCTGGGATCTAATGCACAAGGTATCGACTGTATCAGCCTTGATATGATATCCCTTGCTTTGCCTAATGCCTTGCAAGCCATTACTGATATAATTAACTGCTCTATTACCACGAGTACATTCCCTGAACTATGGCGATGCGCTATCGTCCGACCtatatccaaaaataataatccagTCAGTACAAAGGACTTGAGACCTATCAGTATTCTGCCTTGCCTCTCCAAGATTCTAGAACGGGTAGTCTACTCCCAAGTAGTAAATTTTCTggaggtaaataaaattcttccagATCTGCAATCAGGGTTTAGACAGGGTAGGGGTACTGCAACGGCTTTGGCTGATGTTGTAGGGAATATTCTTGAAGCGCGCGATAGGGGGGAGGGTACAATCCTGGCATTGCTAGATTTTTCCCGCGCTTTTGACGCAATCAACACCACTCTATTGTTGTCCAAATTGGCTTTCTACGGCTTTGACCCTGATGCAGTTGAGTGGTTTAGAAGCTACCTCTCCGATCGATCTCAGTTAGTGGAATTGCACACAGAAGATGGGTCAAGGGTGTCATCCGCCCCCCTCCGCGTGTCGAGGGGCGTTCCTCAAGGCTCGATTTTGGGGCCCCTGTTGTACATACTGTACAGTGCAGATATCACAAAGTCATTCATTCACTGTAATTACCATATGTACGCCGATGATATACAATTGTACATCTCTTTCAAGGCTGATGAAACATCTGTGGCTGTGCAGAAAATCAACGAAGATTTGCAGAGAGTGGTTGAATGGTCTGAAGTGAACTCTCTGGTACTTAACCCCCTTAAATCGAAGTTTATAGTTCTGGGTTCTAGGAACCAAGTGCGTACAATCTTGACCACTAATCCTGCGTTGACAGTCATGGGCGAGAGCATTGAGAGAGTTGAGCTAGTATGCAATCTGGGTTTAACTATGGATCCCGAATTAAGGTTTGAGGCCCATATCAATAATGTTCTGCGTAACTGTTTTTATAGACTGAAGGTTCTGTATGGAATACGAAAGTACCTGTCCATCCCATTGCGCAAACAACTCGTTGACAGTCTTATTCTATCTAGGCTAAACTATTGTGATATAGTGTATGGACCATGCCTTCTTTCTAGGACAGAACACGTTATACAGCGTATTCAAAATGCCTGTGTTCGGTTCTGCACAAACATTCCTCGAAGAAGCCACGTGACTCCGTACATAAATAATCTGGATATATTAAAGATGGCAGCCAGGAGGAGGCTGCACTTGGCCAATTTGCTTTTTGGAGTTATTGATTCAAAAAAACCAGAATACCTATATAGCAAGTTGACCTGGAAACCCATCCGTTCAGATCATGGTCTCCGGTCCGTGGTATGCCCTCTGGTGGTACCAATGCATCGTACCATAGCATTCCGAGGTTGTTTCAAGTTTGCAGCCACACGCTGTTGGAATGATATCCCTCCACCATTGCGACGCCTGAAATCAAAGTTACCattcaaatacctacttaaaaaacatttattaagggAACAAACTGGCTGATACGCATGGTAACTGTTTGTATTGTCACTTACCTACGGGGTCATGGCGTACATGCGCTGGTGTAGGGATTTCCTGAGGCGTGGGATGCATTGGAGGCACACTTGTAGCAGAAGCGTGGCTCCTGATCGTTGAGCAATCTTGGAGGAGGGGCTGTGTCGGCTCATATTGCTCCAAATATCCTTCATCTG
Above is a window of Helicoverpa zea isolate HzStark_Cry1AcR chromosome 1, ilHelZeax1.1, whole genome shotgun sequence DNA encoding:
- the LOC124646345 gene encoding uncharacterized protein LOC124646345; the protein is MTPAKYIKFGLLNAGSLGTNQDQFLIAMGNYSVDIMAINETWLRKGEDGRAPSVPGYRLKHIPRPTTVRGGRGGGVAFYLKNGITARIRPHPEHSNVEQLWLNLNVNKKKLLIGTAYRPPWLELHTFLDALTDSISGLAPYDHLILLGDFNVNMLDVDSTKTKELTEFLNHLNIQQLVQTPTHYVGDSSSLIDVVCTDAPTRNVIVNHISELGHHSFITCETIFKKPTFKPRSVVFRPLKNILEDYFIMDLGNIPWSSVGDMSNVNDMVQTFNFFLNQLFDLHAPLKSMTFKTRPTPWITDNVRLISKMRDEARARFRKTKLPGHKQYYLQLKHQAITALASEKKSYFTKSINDHIKDPKLLWRNLKSDVLPDHTQRLLPGHFNNPDEINAAFLDVPGNCHLNVSQQSYFETHSFGDATFSLTTTNAEAVLKIIKSLGSNAQGIDCISLDMISLALPNALQAITDIINCSITTSTFPELWRCAIVRPISKNNNPVSTKDLRPISILPCLSKILERVVYSQVVNFLEADETSVAVQKINEDLQRVVEWSEVNSLVLNPLKSKFIVLGSRNQVRTILTTNPALTVMGESIERVELAFKKAVVHPIHKGGNRDCVDNYRPISVLSALSKILEKLLNTRLNEFLNKYNIIADNQYGFRSGVSTEDAVLDLTQFVANKSQNCQCQPLTSATVVRYLGIQIDEHLRWDKQLNKAALCARIYSEKTQDSFPTPVQQQQTQEPPTLS